The Buchnera aphidicola (Nipponaphis monzeni) genome includes the window TTCATTTAGGTCACATTTTAGAACAAGTACAAGCAGATATTTGGGTTAGATTTCAAAGAATGAAAGGACATGAATTATGGTTTATTTGTGCAGATGATTCTCATGGCACAGCAATTATGCTAAAAGCACAAGAAGAAAATATTTCTCCTGAAAATTTAATTAACAAAAGTTTAAAAGAACATAAATCTGATTTTATTAAATTTTCTATAATACATGATAATTATCATACTACACATAGTAAAGAAAATAAGTTTTATGTAAAAAAAATTTATCAAATATTACAAAAAAAAAAATTAATTATAACAAAAACAATTAGTCAATTTTATGACATAAATAAAAAAATATTTTTACCAGATAGATTTATTAAAGGTTCATGTCCTGTTTGTTACGCTATAAATCAATATGGAGACCATTGTGATCAATGTAGTTCCATTTATAACGCAATTGATTTAATTAAACCAATATCAATTTTATCTAAAACATCTCCAATATTAAAAAAATCTCTTCATTTATTTTTCGATTTACCTCAATTTAGTAATTTTTTGAAATTATGGATTACTTCAGGAGTATTACAAATACAAATAATTAACAAAATTAAAGAATGGTTTGCTATCGGTTTAAAGCAATGGAATATCTCAAGAGATGCTCCATATTTTGGTTTTAAAATTCCTGGATATGAAGACAAATATTTTTACGTATGGTTAGATGCTCCTATTGGTTATATAAGTACATTTAAAAACTTATGTAATAATAAAACAATGTTAGAAATTAATGAATATTGGAATAAATATTCAAAAACTGAATTATATCATTTCATAGGAAAAGACATAATTTATTTTCACAGTTTATTCTGGCCAGCAATATTAAAAGCTTGTTCTCTAAGACAACCAACTAAAATTTTTGTTCATGGATATGTGACAATTAATGGAAATAAATTATCTAAATCTAAAGGTTCTCTTATTAACGCTAATCAATGGTTAAAACATTTAGATTCAGATAGTTTACGTTATTATTACGCTTCTAAATTATCTTCTAATATTAAAGATATTGAAATTAATTTAGAAGATTTTTATAAAAAAATTAATTCAGACATAGTTAATAAAATAGTTAATTTAGCGTCTCGTTGTGCTAAATTTATTAATAAATACTGTGATAATACATTATCTAATGTATTACTAGACTATAAAATACATAAAAATTTTGTATCTTCTTCATCGATAATTGAAAAACTTTTTAAAAATAGAGAATACAACAAAGCTATTCGAGAAGTAATTAAACAAACTAATTTTGCAAATCAATATATTACTAATAAATCTCCTTGGATACTTTTTAAAGATAAAAAAAATAAAAAACACGTTCATATGATTTATTCAATGGGTATCAATTTTTTTAAAATAATAATGACTTGGTTAAAACCTATAATTCCTAATTTGTCACAAAAATCAGAAAATTTCCTAAAAGTGAATTTACAATGGAGCAATATTCATATACCTCTTTTAAATCACAAAATTTCTTTATTCGTTCCACTTTATGAAAAAATCGATTATAAAAAAATAATAGCTATGAAAAAATATTTAAATAAAAATTAATAATCTTTTTATTAAAATATTTTATATGCGTTAGATTAATACATTTGTTATTGATAATAATTTTTCATGAAAAATTATTATCAAAAACATCGATCCCAACAAATAGTCCACATTTTATTTTCTTTCAATAATTTTTGTTTATTTACAAATATTCCAATAGCAGATATAAATTTGTTATTATAAAACAAAAGTGGAGTAATTTCTCTTTTCCAAGGAGGTATACTTAATTCTTGTAATATTTTTTTAAACGTTCTTTTTTTATGCCTACCAACAATAGACAATTTACCTTGATATTGAAAACGAATATTTATCAAATCATTTTTATTTGGCTGAATCATTTGATTACCATATTTGTGGATTGTCAACTTTCCTAAATTAAAAGGCAAAACTAATGTTTGGGTAGGATTGTGCCAGAAAATTATTAAATTTTTAAGCGACAATGGTATATCAGGTATACAATAAATAATGTTTCGGTATTTACGAATTTGATATTTATAAAATACTAATTTAGGATTAGCTTCATTTTTGCTATTAATAACTTCATAATAAATTTTTTGTATTTTTTTATAGGAAATGTATTTTTTAGTAATTTTGTAAATCCATTCTCTTAAAATAAGGTTTCTATACTCCTCTGCAATATAAATAAACTCATGAACTTTTAATGACAAATTATTTAAAATATATTTTGATAATAGATTTTTAGCAACATTTTTAACGATTACTTCTGTATTTTTACAAATATTAGCAGTAGTTAAACAACTTTTAATAAAACTAGGCCACCGTTTATCAATTATAGGAATAACTTTTAGTCTTAAAAAATTTCTATCATATTTTATATTGTTATTACTATGATCAGTTATCCATAATAATTTTTTTTTTTTAGCCCAATTTTGTATAGTTGTTTTAGATACCTTTAATAAAGGTCTAATAATTTTGTTATGTCCTAAATTAGAGCATTCAGTTATTCCTTTTAATCCATTAGGACCACTACCTCTTTTTAAAGCTAAAAACATCGTTTCTACTTGATCATTTAAATGATGAGCAGTTACAAGAACTTCTTGTGGTAAAATACATTTTTTAATTAATGTATATCTTATTGTTCTTAATTGACATTCTATATTACTAGTTATCTTTTTAGTAATAGTCTCTATTACAATTGGAATGGAATGTCTTTTACATTCTTCTTTGCAATGTTGAACCCATTTATCTG containing:
- the metG gene encoding methionine--tRNA ligase, whose protein sequence is MTINNLKKMLVTCAFPYANGSIHLGHILEQVQADIWVRFQRMKGHELWFICADDSHGTAIMLKAQEENISPENLINKSLKEHKSDFIKFSIIHDNYHTTHSKENKFYVKKIYQILQKKKLIITKTISQFYDINKKIFLPDRFIKGSCPVCYAINQYGDHCDQCSSIYNAIDLIKPISILSKTSPILKKSLHLFFDLPQFSNFLKLWITSGVLQIQIINKIKEWFAIGLKQWNISRDAPYFGFKIPGYEDKYFYVWLDAPIGYISTFKNLCNNKTMLEINEYWNKYSKTELYHFIGKDIIYFHSLFWPAILKACSLRQPTKIFVHGYVTINGNKLSKSKGSLINANQWLKHLDSDSLRYYYASKLSSNIKDIEINLEDFYKKINSDIVNKIVNLASRCAKFINKYCDNTLSNVLLDYKIHKNFVSSSSIIEKLFKNREYNKAIREVIKQTNFANQYITNKSPWILFKDKKNKKHVHMIYSMGINFFKIIMTWLKPIIPNLSQKSENFLKVNLQWSNIHIPLLNHKISLFVPLYEKIDYKKIIAMKKYLNKN
- the tilS gene encoding tRNA lysidine(34) synthetase TilS gives rise to the protein MIKHIFKYITFNSSILIAYSGGIDSTVLLHQFINLKKNNKNLIIRAIHINHNMDYNSDKWVQHCKEECKRHSIPIVIETITKKITSNIECQLRTIRYTLIKKCILPQEVLVTAHHLNDQVETMFLALKRGSGPNGLKGITECSNLGHNKIIRPLLKVSKTTIQNWAKKKKLLWITDHSNNNIKYDRNFLRLKVIPIIDKRWPSFIKSCLTTANICKNTEVIVKNVAKNLLSKYILNNLSLKVHEFIYIAEEYRNLILREWIYKITKKYISYKKIQKIYYEVINSKNEANPKLVFYKYQIRKYRNIIYCIPDIPLSLKNLIIFWHNPTQTLVLPFNLGKLTIHKYGNQMIQPNKNDLINIRFQYQGKLSIVGRHKKRTFKKILQELSIPPWKREITPLLFYNNKFISAIGIFVNKQKLLKENKMWTICWDRCF